The genomic window TTTTCCCCATCCGCAGCGCGACGGTCGTCTTTCCCGTGCCCGGAGAGCCCGTGAAGGACATGTGGAGCGTCGGCGCCTGGGTCTGGAGCCCGACCGAGCTCCGCAACCGCTCGACCAGGAGGAAATCGGCAACCTCCCGGACCCGGCGCTTGACCGGCGCAAGGCCGATGAGCTCGGCGTCGAGCTCGGTCAAGATCTCCCCCACCCCGGCGCCGCCGAGCGCCTGATCGAGATCGACCAAGCCACTTCCGTCGGCGGCGGCCGCTGGAGGGGTCGCCTGGGATTCTTTCTCCGCTTCTTCCATGATCCTCCAGAGCCTATGGTATCGTAGCGCTACGGTTTAGTACCGCTGGCCGGGAGGCTTCTGGGCGGCGTAGGGGCGGGTGGTGTAGCGGATCTGTCGATCCGCGGCCTCCATCCGGTCGAGGAAAAAGCCGGGCTCCTCCTTCGGCCGCTGCACCAGAAACGAGAGCATCGTGCTCTGATACCCCTGCTGCCGGTTGTAGCCGCTAAGCCGGATGTAGTCCTGAGGACGCGCCTTCCGGCACTCCGCCAGCTCGTGCATCACCCCCGCCGGATCCTTCAGGTCGAACATCGGCAGCCCCCACATCTCCCAGTAGACATTCCGCGGATGCGGATCATCGGTAAACTCGATGCTCACCGCCCATCCGTTGCGCAAGCAGTACTCCACCTGCGCCCGAATCTCCTCCTCGGTCAAATCCGGCAGATACGAAAACGTCCCTTGCGTCAGTCTCATTCGCTTGCCTCCTTCCTTAGACGAGCTCCGGAGTCGCCACCGCATCCGGCACGTCGGTCGACTCAAACTCAAAGCTCACATCCTTCCAAATCTCCAGGGCCTTCCGAAGCGAAGGCGAATGCCGCGCAGCCTTCTCCAGGATCTCCGGCCCTTCGTGCAGGTAGTCCCGCCCTTCGTTGCGCGCCTGAATCATCGCCTCCAGCGCCACCCGGTTCGCCGTCGCCCCAGCCGCAATCCCGTCCGGATGCCCAATGGTCCCCCCGCCAAACTGCAAGATGCAATCCTCCCCCAAGTAGTGGAGCAACAGATGCATCTGCCCCGCGTGAATCCCGCCCGAGGCCACCGGCATCACCGCCGCCATCGACGCCCAGTCCTGCTCGAAGTAGAGCCCCAAGGAGGGCTCCGCCTCGGTCCGGTTGCACCGCAAGGTCCGGTAGTAGCCCTGCACCGAGTGGACATCCCCCTCGAGCTTCCCCACCACCGTCCCCGCATGAATGTGGTCCACCCCCGCCAGCCGCATCCACTTGGCAATCACCCGGAAGTTGACCCCGTGGCTCTTCTGCCTCGTGTAGGTGCTATGACCCGCCCGATGCAAATGAAGAAGCAACCCATTGCGCCGAGCCCACTTCGCCATCGACTGAATCGCCGTAAAGCCCGCCGTCAGGTCGACCATCACCACGACACTCCCCAGCTCCTTCGCAAAGTCGGCCCGCTCGTACATCTCCTCCATCGTCGCCGCCGTCACGTTGAGATAATGCCCCTTGACCTCCCCCGTGTCCGCCTGCGCCCGGTTGACCGCCTCCATCGCAAAAAGCCACCGGTCCCGCCACCGCATGAAGGGCTGGCTGTTGATGTTCTCGTCGTCCTTCGTAAAGTCCAACCCCCCACGCAACGCCTCGTAGACCACCCGCCCGTAGTTCCGAGCCGAAAGCCCCAGCTTCGGCTTCACCGTCGCCCCAAGCAGCGGACGCCCATACTTGTTCAGATACTCCCGCTCCATCATGATCCCATGCGCCGGCCCCTGAAAGGTCTTGGTGTAGTGCGGCGGAATCCGCATATCCTCCAACCGCACCGACTTGAGCGCCTTGAACCCAAAGACGTTCCCAATGATCGAAGAGGAGAGGTTCGCAATCGAACCCTCCTCAAATAGATCCAGGTCATAGGCGATATAGGCGATGTACTGGTCGCTCCCCGGCACCGGATCGACCCGATAACACTTCCCCTGATAGTGCTCGTAGGCCGTCAACCGGTCGGTCCATACCACCGTCCAGGTCGCCGTCGAGCTCTCCCCGGCCACCGCCGCCCCCGCCTCCACCGGATCCATCCCCGGCTGCGGCACCAGCCGAAACGCCGCAATGATGTCGGTCTCCTTCGGCTTGTAGCCCGCGTTGTAGTACCCCATCTCCGCATACGGACTCACCCCGGCCGACCACCGGCTCTTCTTCTGCCCCTGCCCATCGTGCTTCACCATCGCCATCGCTCTTTCTCCTTTCTCGCTTCCCGGCTCGAGGCCTCCTCCCGCCCCCACCGGCTCCTTCGCTTATACCCCGCCACCATGAATAATACTATTTGATTGTTTTTATCGGGTCCATAAGTCCTATAAATGCCTCCTCACTTCCCCGCGCTCCCGCGGAGATCTGGGGGGGCGGACTGTTCTGGACCTGTTCTTACCCGGTACCCGACGATTCCATGCTACCGTTGCCACCAATGCTGTCAAGGCGACTCCGCTTCCGGTAGCATCGAGAGCTCCCCATCCTTTCCGCGCGTCGCCCGCAGCTCTTGCGCCCGGCCAAGATCGGCGCCAGGGATTCGCGGACGGGAAAGCTCCCTTATCCACTGGACAGTTTCTCGGAAACCCTTATGATTGGCCGACGAGTCGCTTGCCAAGGACGAAGAGGCTTGGCCCGGCGACTCGTGTTTATCGGATTGGGCGGAGAACCGCCCCGGGCTCGTGCGAGCGGGCCAAGCACCCTTCATCGGCGCCGCAAGGATGTCCGATGGGGTGGGAGTGCATCGGAGGACTATGATTGCAGTGATTCGCGCCGGCGGGAAGCAATACCGCGCGGAAGAGGGGGCCGTGCTCGAAATCGAGCTCCCGAAGAAGGGCATTTTAGCCGGAGAGAGGCTGACCACCGAAGAGGTGCTCCTCATCGAAAGCGACGGGAAAACCGAGGTCGGCACCCCTCGCGTGCCGGGAGCGAGAGCGGTGTTGGAAGTCCTGGAGGAGATCCGAGCCCCCAAGGTAGTTGCTTTCCGCTACAAGCGCCGCAAGGGGTATCACCGGACGGTGGGTCATCGACAGCGACTGGCGCGCGTCCGCGTGGTGGAGCTCGCCATCGACAAGAAAGGAAAGTAGACGGCCATGGCACACAAGAAGGGGCAGGGAAGCACGCGGAACGGGCGCGACAGCCACAGCAAGCGCCTGGGGGTAAAGCGTTACGGCGGGCAGCGCGTCCGCAGCGGCAACATCTTGATCCGGCAGCGGGGAACGCGATTCCACCCGGGGGAGAATGTCGGGCAGGGGCGGGACTTCACCTTGTTCGCCCTCGCCGACGGGATCGTCCGTTGGGACCGCCGGAACCGAAGAGTCCACATCGAGCCCCAGCCGCGCGCCTGAAGCGGAGCGGCACTCGGTCCTAACGATCTCCTTGTGCGTTTCCTGTAGCGCACGGAAACTCTCATGTTTGTCGATCGAGTGAGGATCTTCGTCAAGGCCGGGGACGGCGGCCGCGGATGCGTGAGCTTCCGGCGGGCTCCCTACGAGCCGCATGGCGGCCCCGACGGCGGGGATGGCGGAAAAGGAGGCGATGTCGTGCTCGTCCTCGACCCCCACCGGAACGATCTTTCCCATCTCTTCCTCGCTCCGCACCAGGTTGCCCAGGATGGGCGTCCCGGCATGGGCGCCACGAAGGCCGGACGCAAGGGTGCGGAGCTGGTTTTGCCGATCCCGCCGGGAACGGTCGTGAGCCGGATCCCCGGCTCCCCCGAGCAGGGTTCGAAGCTGCTTCCCCTGCCCCCGCGAGACGCGGAGCTCGACCGGGTCGCCGACCTCACGCCACCGACCCGTCGATTCGTCCTCTGTCAGGGCGGAAGAGGGGGATGGGGCAACTGGCATTTCCGTGGTCCCCGGAACCAGGCTCCCCGCCGCGCCGATCCCGGAAAGCCGGGGGAGTCCGGGCAATTCGTCCTCGAGCTCAAGCTCTTGGCCGATATCGGGCTCGTCGGGCTTCCCAACGCAGGGAAGTCGAGCCTGCTGCGCCGCCTCACCTCGGCGGAGCCGAAGGTCGCCGACTACCCCTTCACGACGCTTTCGCCAACCGTCGGCGTCCTCGAATGGCCCGACGGACATCGGCTCACCGTGGCGGACATTCCGGGGCTGATCCGCGATGCGCATCTCGGAAAGGGGCTCGGGGATGAATTTCTCCGCCATGTCGAGCGGTGCCGGCTCTTGCTTTTCGTGCTCGACCTCTCCGGAAGGGATCCCCTGGACGACTTTCATCTCTTGCGGCGAGAGCTCGAGGCCTATGGTCACGGGCTCGCCGAACGACCCTTCCTGGTGGTGGGGAACAAGACAGACCTGCGCACCGCGCGCAGAGCCGCCCTGCGGCGCGCCCGTCCCGGCGGGGAGGAGCCCCGCTTTGTCTCCGCCTTGACCGGAGAAGGCATCACCGAGCTCACGACCGCCTTTCGGCACCGGCTCGACCCGCACCCCTTCCCGGCAAGCCGCCAGGAAGCCGTCTGCGTTTCGGCCGAGGAGATTGGATGAAGGAGGTCGCCCGGTGGCTCATCATCTATGGGCTCGGGCTCGTCGCTTTGGGCACCATCGGCTATCTCTCGAATCCGAAGAAGGCGAAGACCGCGCTCTACTCGGGCGGCGGCTTCGGCGTCATTACGATCTGCCTCGGGATCTTGACCCGCCGCGGCGTCTCCTGGGCCTTGCCGACAGCCCTTTTCCTGGTGGCCCTCTTTTCTCTTCTCTTGCTTTGGAGATCGACTGTCGTCTGGAGGGCGGTCGCCGCAGGCGAACGGAGGAAGACCTTCGTCGGCGCGCTACTCGCCCTGATGCTGCTCTTTTCGGTCATCCTGCTCCCCTACCTCTTCCAGGCTTGGCGATAGCGAGCTGAGCCTCCAATGCGCCAGCAGCCGGGTGTCCGCCGACGCTCCCGCACCGCGTCCGCGCTGCTGCAGGCGCATAACCTTCTGGCACAGCTGGTCATCCAAGGTAAGCTCGCTCTCCACGGTACGCGGCGCGGCGCGTTTTATAAGCTAGTGTCCAAAAATATGAGCAGGTCCAAATCGAATATGGATAGGTCCATAATTCCGTCCAAATGGTTCAAAGCGAATGGGCTCCCCGCTGAATTTCAACTGGCGAGCGGGAGCTTCATCGCTGGATCGACCAATCCGGGATTCGGGCGCAAGGCGGCGGCACCTTCGGTTCCCGGCGGAGGTAGGGCTCTCAAGACGGAGCGGTCAAGAGCCTGGCGGACCGAACGCATCGGGCAGATGTCGGAGGATCGGCTTTCCGGAACCCTGGGCGAGCACCTCGACGATGTCGAAGCGGTAGGTCACCTCGTCCCGTCCCAGCTCCTCCAGGTAGGCGTAGGCGGCCCGCACCAGGCGCGCCCGCTTCCCGGGGTCGACAGCCTCGCATGGCTCGCCATGGCTCGTCGAGCTGCGGGTCTTCACCTCGACGAAGACGAGCACGGACCCATCCCGGCAGACGAGGTCGATCTCCCCGCCCCCGATCCGCACGTTGCGCAGGAGGATCCGGTAGTGCTTGCGACGAAGGAACCGTGCGGCCTCGCGCTCCCCCCACGCTCCCAGGTTCCTCTTCTGCAGCAGGGGTCGTGGGAAGAAAGCCCAAGGGAGGCCGAGCATGTTCAGACCCCTTTGTCCCACGGAAGATCGGGCATCGCTTCCGCGGAGAGCCGACCGAGGAAGCTTCGGCGGTGTAAAGGGGTCGGGCCGTGAATCCGTAGGGCATCCCAATGCTCTGCGGTCCCGTAGCCCTTGTGGCGGGCGAAGCCGAAGCGGGGATGCTCCCGGTCGATCTCGGTCATCCACTGGTCACGCCTGACCTTGGCCAGGATCGAAGCGGCAGCGATGCAGGCGCAGCGGCCATCTCCACCGATGATTGCGCGAACGGGCAGCTCGAGGGGGGGAGCCTCCCTACCGTCGACCAGGACGACTCCGGGCCTTTCGGGCAGTGCCGCAACGGCCCGAGACATCGCGAGCATCGTCGCCCCCAGGACGTTCCAGCGATCGATCTCCTCGACGGAGGCAAAGCCGACTCCGTACGCCACACCCGGCAAGCCGACGATCCAGTGGCAGACCTCCGACCGGTGCCGCGGCTCGAGCCGCTTGGAATCGTCGAGCTTCGGGTGGAGGGGAATCCCCGGAGGCAAGATGACGGCTGCAGCGACAAGGGGCCCGGCGAGGCAGCCGCGGCCCACCTCGTCCACGCCCGCGGCGGGCGAGAGGCCTTGCTCGGCAAGCAGGAGCTCGAGCCGCCGGTCGACTCCCCGCCTCCGGGGATTCGATTGACCCGCAGGCTCCGGTTTCCGCACGGCGCGAGTATGGGGGTCCTCCCTCTGCGAGGCAAGTTGCGCGGGCAGAACAGCGAGAAGAAGAGGAAAAACGACCCGGAGGGACCTGCGGCCTATTTTCGACCGAGGACGGCCTCCTTGCCCTTCCTGCCCCGCAGGTAATAGAGCTTGGCCCGCCGCACCTTGGAGCTCCGTTCCACCTCGATCTTCTCGATCCAGGGGGAGTGGAGGCGATAGATGCGCTCGATTCCCTCTCCATAACTGAGCCGCCGAACGGTGAACGCCGCATGGATTCCGTGTCCCTTGCGGGCGATCACGATGCCCTGAAAGACCTGAACCCGCTCCTTATCACCCTCGCGAATGCGTGAGTGGACCCGCACGCTGTCGCCGACCGCAAACCGGGGAAGCTCTTTCTTGAACTGCTCCTGCTCAATCCGCTCGATTACGTTCATCGCTCTCTCCTTTTCCTCTCCGCTCCCACAAATCCGTTCTCACGCGCCGCGTCTTCTCTTCCGCCATGGAGCGGCGCCACCGCCCGATCGCTCCGTGATCTCCGGACAGAAGGATTTCGGGCACCCCCCACTCCCGGAAGACGGCCGGCCGTGTATATTGCGGACCCTCTAGAAGAGCATCTTCGAAGGATTCGTGCAACACCGATTCTGCATTTCCCAGAACGCCGGGAAGCAGACGGGCGACCGCGTCGATGATCGGCAGGACGGCTACGGCCCCGTTGGCGACGACGAAGTCTCCGATCGAAACCTCCTCGTCAACCCAATGGTCGATCACCCGCTGATCGACTCCTTCGTAGTGGCCGCAAACAAAGATCAGCCGAGGAGCGCGGGAAAACTCCCAGGCCATGGCCTGATCGAAGGTTCTTCCTCCCGGAGACAGGAGGCGGATGGGCGCCTTCTCCGCCAGGGCTTGGACCGCCTCGATCGCTTCGACCAGGGGCTCGCATTTGAGCACCATCCCCGGTCCGCCCCCATAGGGCCGATCGTCGACGGTCCTGTGCCGGTCACGGGCGTAGTCCCGGAGCTGGTGCACGTGGAAATCGAGCCGCCCGCTCCCAATCGCCCTTCCCAGGATGCTCTCCCGCGCCGCCGCCTCCAAGAGCGCGGGGAAGAGGGTGATGACATCGATCCGCACGACTCCCCCGCGCGATGAATCACGACGCCGCCGGGGAGGCTTCTTCCTTTTCCGCAGGCTCGCTCGGAGCGGTCTTCACGATGCGCGCAACGGTCTCGCTCATCTGCGCTCCCTGCTTTCTCCAGAATTCGATCCGGTCGAGCTTCACCTGAACCCCGCCTTCCTTCACGACCGGATCGTAGGTTCCGACTGATTCCAGGAACTTGCCGTCCCGAGCCGCCCGCCGGTCGGCGACCACGATGCGAAAGAAGGGCCGGTTCTTGCGCCCCTCCCTCCGTAAACGAACTACCACTGCCATATGCCTCGCTTTCTTCCTTGCTCTTCATCCAGACAGGGCTCCGGGAAAGCCCAGCTTCGGCCAGCCCCTTCCCGCTCCCTTGGAAATCTTCCGCATCATCTTCCGCATCGAGTCGAATTTCCGCAAGAGATCATTGACATCGGTGACCTGCGTTCCGCTCCCGCGGGCGATGCGCAACCGACGACGTCCGTTGAGAATCCCCGGGCGGCGCCGCTCCTCGGGCGTCATGGAGAGGATGATCGCCTCGACCTGCTTGACCTTCTTCTCATCGACCTTGACCGCTTCCTTGCCAGGAAGCCCCGGAAGGAGCGCCAACAGGCTCTCGAGCGGTCCCATCTTCTTCATGAGCCGGAGCTGCGTGAGAAAATCCTGGAGGCTGAATTCATTGCTCTTGAGCCGCTTGGCCATCTCCTCCATCGACTGGGTGTCGATTTCCGACTGAGCCCGATCGACGAGGGCCACGATGTCTCCCATGCCCAGGAGCCTTCCGACGAATCGCTCGGGGACGAAGGCCTGCAAGGCATCAGGCTTCTCTCCCACGCCCAGGAACTTGATCGGAATGCCCGTCACCTGCTGGATCGAGAGAGCCGCGCCGCCCCGGGCGTCGCCATCGGCCCTCGACAGGACCAGCCCGGTAAGGGGCACCTTGGCCGCAAAGGCTTCCGCCACCTTCACCGCCACCTGTCCGGTCGCCGCATCGACGACCAAGAGTGACTCTCCCGGCTCCCAGAGCCCGGCCACGCCCGCAAGCTCCTCGAGCAGCTCGGCGTCGACATCGAGGCGGCCCGCGGCGTCGAAAATCAAGACATCGACTCTTTCCCGCTCACCTCGTGCCCGTCCTTCCCGAACGACCGTTTCGAGCGGGGTCCCCTCCGGCCAGGAATAGACCGGAACCTGGATCTGCTCACCGAGCCGCTGGAGCTGCTCGCGCGCAGCGGGACGGGTCAGGTCCCCAGCGACCAGCGCCACCTTCTGGTGCTGCTTCCGGAACCAGAGGGCCAGCTTTGCCGCCGTCGTCGTCTTCCCCGAGCCGTTGAGCCCGCAGAGGAGGAGGCGAATGGGCCGCTCGGGCCGGATCCCGCGCTCGCCCTCTCCCAGCAGGCGCACGAGCTCGTCGTGGAAGATCTTGACGAACTGATCTCCCGGTCGAATGCTGGCCAGCGCTTCCCGCCCGAGGGCGCTCTTCTGGATCTCCTCGCAGAGCCGCTTGGCCACCGGGTAGTGGACGTCGGCGGCGAGCAGGGCGAGGCGGATCTCGCGGAGCGCGTCGGCGACGTTCGCCTCGGAGAGCTTTCCGTATCCGCGAAGGTTGCGGAAGACCGATTCGAGCTTTTTCTGGAGGAGTTCGAGCATGGGGGATGGGCCGCGCCGACCCCTTCGCTATTTGGAGCGGAGCTCCAGGTCCTCGCACAGGCCCGGTAGCTCCGCCTTCGACGGTACGGCACTCACGAAGGGATCTTCCAAGGAGTAGTAGCCGCTGTTGCCCACCTGCACATAGTCCCAGTCGATCACATACGAGATCTTGCCTGCGGCCATTCGCCGCATGAGCTGGCTCCGTGCGTGGGCCCGGGTATTCCGGGGCGCGTCCCGCTCCGGATCATGGTCCCCCAGGCCAGGCAAGCCGAGGGCCTCGAGCGAAGGCTGGGGGATCAGAGCCGCCAAGCTCCGCTTTTCATTGAGGTTGTGGTATTCGAGATCGAGGCTCTCCATCCACGGATCGTCCCAACCTACCCCTTCCTGGGTGCGAAAGAGCTCGAGCAGGTGGCGCTTGGTGATCCAGTCAACCTTGCCCAGGAGAGCCTCGGTGTCCTCGCGCAAGCCGCGCAAGACCTCTTCCCAGGCAAGACAGGTCCAGACCGTGTCCCGATCCTCTTCCCGATCGAGCCGGCTGGCCGCCGTCAGGAAGTGCTCCAGAAGCTCCACAGCCGTCCATCTCCTTCCGTCGGAGAGCTCGATGAGCCAGGGGCCGTCGGGACAGTGGCTGATCTGATGCATCGCGCGCACCGGGTCGGCCAGGGCGAGGCGAGGCATCCGGTCCGCCTCCAAGAGGTCGAGCACGAGGGAGGTGCTGCCGACCTTGAGGGCCTGGCAGAACGGAAGCATGTTCGAGTCCCCAAGGAGGAGATGGAAGCGGCGAAAGCGGCAGGGATCCCCCAAGGGCTCGTCCCGGGCGTTGATCAGCGCTCGGTTGAACTGGACCCACTCGTAGATCTCGGTCTGGATGTAGTCGGCGCGCTGCATCACCTGAAACGGCAGGGCGCGCGTGCGGGCTCCCCGGTCGACCCCCCTGGGCACCATCACCGTCCCGACCCGGCCGGCTCCGACCATCAGCCCTCGGACAGCCAGAAAGGCGAGCAGCGCGTCGACGTTTCCCTGGGAAAGCGGGGCGTCGCGCTGGAGAAGATAGTTTTCGTGGCAGCCGAAGGTCGCGCCCGTGTAGTGATCGATGTTGTTCTTGATGAACGAGGACTCCCCCGCGATGCCCAAGTCGTTCAGGGCCCGTTGCAGCAGCTTCTCGCCCGCCCGGTCGGAAGCGAGCAGATCCCCCAGGAAGCGACATTCGGCGGTGCAATATTCGATGTGCCCCATGTCGAGATAGAGCCGGCCACCGTTGAAGAGGAACCCGCCGTTGCCTGCGGGCTCGTCGTAATCCCGGTCGTGGACATCGATCAGGCCCACGCCCTCCCGGTAGAAGAGATGGTCGCGCACCCGCTCCGGCACGGGCGGACTCTCCATGGTCCGCTGCGAAAGGCAGCCATATTCCGTCTCCAGGCCCGCAATCCGCCGCATCCCCTACTCCTTTTCCTCCGGCCATCCCAGTTGCTGGGCCTCCGGGACCAGGAACGCGGGGCCGCCTTGGGCCGCGACCTCCCGGGAGAGCGCCCCGACTTCAAATCGGTCGCAGAGCCTGGGAGCGAGCCAATCCTTCGGAGGCGCGAACTGCGCCCACGGAACACGCTTCTCTCCCTCCGCCTGGGCGGACCAGGCGAGCACGCGTAGCGCGTGCCCGGCAAGCTCCTTCCAGTCCTTAGCCGAAGGAGGCGGGGATTTCCGGCTCTCCTCCTGCCAGACCGACGAAAGATCCTTGCGCGCACCGAAGAGGACTCCGCGGCGGAGCTGCTCGGGCTCGAGCCCCGCATAGCCGCCATCATATTCGAGGAGCCACGCTTGATCCGCGGAGGGCGAGCTTCCTAGCTCCACGAGAATGCCCCGGAAGAGCAATGGGGCGGAGAAGATCTGCTCAAAGGCGCTTTTCAGGGCTCCGGCCAGGCCATAGCTCACGATCCGCCGCGCGCTCACGTCGGCCCGCGACCGGGAGAATCCCTCGAC from Methylacidimicrobium sp. B4 includes these protein-coding regions:
- a CDS encoding ribulose bisphosphate carboxylase small subunit; its protein translation is MRLTQGTFSYLPDLTEEEIRAQVEYCLRNGWAVSIEFTDDPHPRNVYWEMWGLPMFDLKDPAGVMHELAECRKARPQDYIRLSGYNRQQGYQSTMLSFLVQRPKEEPGFFLDRMEAADRQIRYTTRPYAAQKPPGQRY
- a CDS encoding form I ribulose bisphosphate carboxylase large subunit; protein product: MVKHDGQGQKKSRWSAGVSPYAEMGYYNAGYKPKETDIIAAFRLVPQPGMDPVEAGAAVAGESSTATWTVVWTDRLTAYEHYQGKCYRVDPVPGSDQYIAYIAYDLDLFEEGSIANLSSSIIGNVFGFKALKSVRLEDMRIPPHYTKTFQGPAHGIMMEREYLNKYGRPLLGATVKPKLGLSARNYGRVVYEALRGGLDFTKDDENINSQPFMRWRDRWLFAMEAVNRAQADTGEVKGHYLNVTAATMEEMYERADFAKELGSVVVMVDLTAGFTAIQSMAKWARRNGLLLHLHRAGHSTYTRQKSHGVNFRVIAKWMRLAGVDHIHAGTVVGKLEGDVHSVQGYYRTLRCNRTEAEPSLGLYFEQDWASMAAVMPVASGGIHAGQMHLLLHYLGEDCILQFGGGTIGHPDGIAAGATANRVALEAMIQARNEGRDYLHEGPEILEKAARHSPSLRKALEIWKDVSFEFESTDVPDAVATPELV
- the rplU gene encoding 50S ribosomal protein L21 — encoded protein: MIAVIRAGGKQYRAEEGAVLEIELPKKGILAGERLTTEEVLLIESDGKTEVGTPRVPGARAVLEVLEEIRAPKVVAFRYKRRKGYHRTVGHRQRLARVRVVELAIDKKGK
- the rpmA gene encoding 50S ribosomal protein L27 — translated: MAHKKGQGSTRNGRDSHSKRLGVKRYGGQRVRSGNILIRQRGTRFHPGENVGQGRDFTLFALADGIVRWDRRNRRVHIEPQPRA
- the obgE gene encoding GTPase ObgE, encoding MFVDRVRIFVKAGDGGRGCVSFRRAPYEPHGGPDGGDGGKGGDVVLVLDPHRNDLSHLFLAPHQVAQDGRPGMGATKAGRKGAELVLPIPPGTVVSRIPGSPEQGSKLLPLPPRDAELDRVADLTPPTRRFVLCQGGRGGWGNWHFRGPRNQAPRRADPGKPGESGQFVLELKLLADIGLVGLPNAGKSSLLRRLTSAEPKVADYPFTTLSPTVGVLEWPDGHRLTVADIPGLIRDAHLGKGLGDEFLRHVERCRLLLFVLDLSGRDPLDDFHLLRRELEAYGHGLAERPFLVVGNKTDLRTARRAALRRARPGGEEPRFVSALTGEGITELTTAFRHRLDPHPFPASRQEAVCVSAEEIG
- a CDS encoding YraN family protein; amino-acid sequence: MLGLPWAFFPRPLLQKRNLGAWGEREAARFLRRKHYRILLRNVRIGGGEIDLVCRDGSVLVFVEVKTRSSTSHGEPCEAVDPGKRARLVRAAYAYLEELGRDEVTYRFDIVEVLAQGSGKPILRHLPDAFGPPGS
- a CDS encoding ribonuclease HII, translated to MRKPEPAGQSNPRRRGVDRRLELLLAEQGLSPAAGVDEVGRGCLAGPLVAAAVILPPGIPLHPKLDDSKRLEPRHRSEVCHWIVGLPGVAYGVGFASVEEIDRWNVLGATMLAMSRAVAALPERPGVVLVDGREAPPLELPVRAIIGGDGRCACIAAASILAKVRRDQWMTEIDREHPRFGFARHKGYGTAEHWDALRIHGPTPLHRRSFLGRLSAEAMPDLPWDKGV
- the rplS gene encoding 50S ribosomal protein L19, with product MNVIERIEQEQFKKELPRFAVGDSVRVHSRIREGDKERVQVFQGIVIARKGHGIHAAFTVRRLSYGEGIERIYRLHSPWIEKIEVERSSKVRRAKLYYLRGRKGKEAVLGRK
- the trmD gene encoding tRNA (guanosine(37)-N1)-methyltransferase TrmD — its product is MRIDVITLFPALLEAAARESILGRAIGSGRLDFHVHQLRDYARDRHRTVDDRPYGGGPGMVLKCEPLVEAIEAVQALAEKAPIRLLSPGGRTFDQAMAWEFSRAPRLIFVCGHYEGVDQRVIDHWVDEEVSIGDFVVANGAVAVLPIIDAVARLLPGVLGNAESVLHESFEDALLEGPQYTRPAVFREWGVPEILLSGDHGAIGRWRRSMAEEKTRRVRTDLWERRGKGESDERNRAD
- the rpsP gene encoding 30S ribosomal protein S16; amino-acid sequence: MAVVVRLRREGRKNRPFFRIVVADRRAARDGKFLESVGTYDPVVKEGGVQVKLDRIEFWRKQGAQMSETVARIVKTAPSEPAEKEEASPAAS
- the ffh gene encoding signal recognition particle protein, which gives rise to MLELLQKKLESVFRNLRGYGKLSEANVADALREIRLALLAADVHYPVAKRLCEEIQKSALGREALASIRPGDQFVKIFHDELVRLLGEGERGIRPERPIRLLLCGLNGSGKTTTAAKLALWFRKQHQKVALVAGDLTRPAAREQLQRLGEQIQVPVYSWPEGTPLETVVREGRARGERERVDVLIFDAAGRLDVDAELLEELAGVAGLWEPGESLLVVDAATGQVAVKVAEAFAAKVPLTGLVLSRADGDARGGAALSIQQVTGIPIKFLGVGEKPDALQAFVPERFVGRLLGMGDIVALVDRAQSEIDTQSMEEMAKRLKSNEFSLQDFLTQLRLMKKMGPLESLLALLPGLPGKEAVKVDEKKVKQVEAIILSMTPEERRRPGILNGRRRLRIARGSGTQVTDVNDLLRKFDSMRKMMRKISKGAGRGWPKLGFPGALSG
- a CDS encoding proteasome accessory factor PafA2 family protein, with product MRRIAGLETEYGCLSQRTMESPPVPERVRDHLFYREGVGLIDVHDRDYDEPAGNGGFLFNGGRLYLDMGHIEYCTAECRFLGDLLASDRAGEKLLQRALNDLGIAGESSFIKNNIDHYTGATFGCHENYLLQRDAPLSQGNVDALLAFLAVRGLMVGAGRVGTVMVPRGVDRGARTRALPFQVMQRADYIQTEIYEWVQFNRALINARDEPLGDPCRFRRFHLLLGDSNMLPFCQALKVGSTSLVLDLLEADRMPRLALADPVRAMHQISHCPDGPWLIELSDGRRWTAVELLEHFLTAASRLDREEDRDTVWTCLAWEEVLRGLREDTEALLGKVDWITKRHLLELFRTQEGVGWDDPWMESLDLEYHNLNEKRSLAALIPQPSLEALGLPGLGDHDPERDAPRNTRAHARSQLMRRMAAGKISYVIDWDYVQVGNSGYYSLEDPFVSAVPSKAELPGLCEDLELRSK
- a CDS encoding proteasome subunit alpha, which encodes MIEEPYRWLEAVQNRREYIEDQLRGAAPVVAVSGEPGVLLVAGKASTPKVFEVYDHLALGAVGHPADVEKIRQTAIEAAHVEGFSRSRADVSARRIVSYGLAGALKSAFEQIFSAPLLFRGILVELGSSPSADQAWLLEYDGGYAGLEPEQLRRGVLFGARKDLSSVWQEESRKSPPPSAKDWKELAGHALRVLAWSAQAEGEKRVPWAQFAPPKDWLAPRLCDRFEVGALSREVAAQGGPAFLVPEAQQLGWPEEKE